Proteins from a single region of Verrucosispora sp. NA02020:
- a CDS encoding SDR family oxidoreductase, protein MAPVTVITGGGRGIGAATARRLARAGHHLALGYRRDHAAADAVVTELHATGVRAVAVPADTREPDQVAALFDAAEALGPLTGLVNNAGVTSPIGPFTELRLDDLREVVDVNLVGYVLCAQQAARRMAAGGAIVNISSVAATLGGPGEYVHYAAVKAGTDALTVGLAKELAPRGIRVNAVAPGIIRTDIHALSGQPDRPERAAGRIPLGRPGEPDEVAAAIAWLLGPDASYTSGAVLRVGGGL, encoded by the coding sequence ATGGCACCGGTCACCGTCATCACCGGCGGCGGTCGCGGCATCGGCGCGGCCACCGCCCGGCGGCTGGCCCGCGCGGGCCACCACCTCGCTCTCGGTTACCGTCGCGACCACGCCGCCGCCGACGCCGTCGTGACCGAGCTGCACGCCACCGGGGTACGTGCCGTCGCGGTGCCCGCCGACACCCGCGAGCCCGACCAGGTGGCCGCCCTGTTCGACGCCGCCGAGGCCCTCGGCCCGCTCACCGGCCTGGTGAACAACGCCGGCGTCACCAGCCCGATCGGCCCCTTCACCGAGCTGCGCCTGGACGACCTGCGGGAGGTGGTCGACGTCAACCTGGTCGGCTACGTGCTCTGCGCGCAGCAGGCCGCCCGGCGGATGGCGGCCGGCGGCGCGATCGTCAACATCTCCTCGGTCGCCGCCACCCTCGGCGGTCCCGGCGAGTACGTCCACTACGCCGCGGTCAAGGCCGGCACCGACGCGCTCACCGTCGGCCTGGCCAAGGAGTTGGCCCCCCGGGGCATCCGCGTCAACGCGGTGGCGCCGGGCATCATCCGCACCGACATCCACGCCCTCTCCGGGCAACCGGACCGGCCCGAGCGTGCCGCCGGCCGGATCCCGCTGGGTCGTCCCGGGGAACCCGACGAGGTCGCCGCCGCCATCGCCTGGCTGCTCGGCCCGGACGCCTCCTACACCAGCGGCGCGGTGCTGCGCGTCGGCGGCGGTCTCTGA
- a CDS encoding IclR family transcriptional regulator, whose product MPVSEPADGHRYTASGLGRALAVIDLLAERSPEMVGVSTVARDLSLPKAVAHRILKELTANQFVTFDEETRRYRLGPGALAAGLAALRAIDVQATTNRHMRRLVEITGETATLSMRQGWVRVYTDQVLSPHEIRMSVTLGSRHSLVAGSSSKAILAALPDAEVSEYLSTHELVSMTSATITSVEQLWEDLRAVRGQGYAVSRGERQAGAASVAAAIRLASGEVYGSLSLCGPQDRFSSRLLTEYGDLVADAARQVSAELGYQSAPESAEAAPPAKRRSPRRQVARASADQPDSSSAEVVVSQK is encoded by the coding sequence GTGCCGGTGAGTGAGCCGGCGGACGGCCACCGTTACACCGCGAGCGGCCTGGGTCGCGCGCTGGCCGTGATCGACCTGCTCGCCGAACGCAGCCCCGAGATGGTCGGGGTCTCCACCGTCGCGCGGGACCTGAGTCTGCCCAAGGCGGTGGCCCACCGCATCCTCAAGGAGCTCACGGCCAACCAGTTCGTCACCTTCGACGAGGAGACCCGGCGCTACCGCCTGGGACCGGGGGCGCTGGCCGCCGGTCTGGCCGCGCTGCGCGCCATCGACGTGCAGGCGACCACCAACCGGCACATGCGACGGTTGGTGGAGATCACCGGGGAGACGGCCACGCTGTCGATGCGGCAGGGCTGGGTGCGCGTCTACACCGACCAGGTGCTCTCGCCGCACGAGATCCGGATGTCGGTCACGCTCGGTTCCCGGCACTCGCTGGTCGCCGGCTCGTCGTCCAAGGCGATCCTGGCGGCGTTGCCCGACGCCGAGGTGTCCGAGTATCTGTCCACGCATGAGCTGGTGTCGATGACGTCGGCCACCATCACCTCCGTCGAGCAGCTCTGGGAGGACCTGCGGGCGGTACGCGGGCAGGGCTACGCGGTGAGCCGGGGTGAACGGCAGGCGGGTGCGGCGAGCGTGGCGGCGGCCATCCGGCTCGCCTCCGGCGAGGTCTACGGGTCGTTGTCGCTCTGCGGCCCGCAGGACCGTTTCTCCTCGCGCCTGCTGACCGAGTACGGCGATCTGGTGGCCGACGCGGCCCGCCAGGTCAGCGCCGAGCTGGGTTACCAGTCCGCCCCGGAGTCGGCCGAGGCCGCGCCACCGGCCAAGCGTCGCAGTCCTCGCCGTCAGGTGGCCCGTGCCTCGGCCGACCAGCCCGACAGCAGCTCGGCCGAGGTCGTGGTCTCGCAGAAGTAG
- a CDS encoding ABC transporter permease: MTATQERQPAPTPSAEELLKPPPPTWKERLRNNRWLSFYTSPLLIALFLVAWKIYVEVTDLSRFVLPPPEAVFKAFSEQIVDPFVWRTHIWTTFYEVMMGLALAIVLGVGLGLMIGKSPLFDRIVRPFIVATQVVPKVALVPLFILWLGFGPSSKVVIAALLAFFPLLINTSFGVRSVPGSMHDLMTTLKASRWTRFWKADLPYTMPFILAGMELAVVQATIGAIVGEYLGGDKGLGRYAVNLQNNLQVDKLFGAILIMALFGFTLYSIVTGARRLLIPWHESVQPRRRP; encoded by the coding sequence GTGACTGCCACTCAAGAGCGCCAGCCGGCGCCGACACCCTCCGCCGAAGAGTTGCTGAAGCCACCACCGCCGACCTGGAAAGAGCGGCTGCGCAACAACCGGTGGCTGTCCTTCTACACCAGCCCCCTGCTGATCGCGCTGTTCCTCGTGGCGTGGAAGATCTACGTCGAGGTCACCGACCTGTCCCGCTTCGTGCTGCCGCCGCCGGAGGCGGTGTTCAAGGCGTTCAGCGAGCAGATCGTCGACCCGTTCGTCTGGCGGACCCACATCTGGACGACCTTCTACGAGGTCATGATGGGTCTGGCGCTGGCGATCGTGCTGGGCGTCGGGCTCGGCCTGATGATCGGCAAGTCGCCGCTGTTCGACCGGATCGTCCGGCCGTTCATCGTCGCCACCCAGGTGGTGCCGAAAGTCGCGCTGGTGCCGCTGTTCATCCTCTGGCTCGGCTTCGGCCCCTCCTCCAAGGTGGTCATCGCCGCGCTGCTGGCCTTCTTCCCGCTGCTGATCAACACCTCGTTCGGTGTCCGGTCGGTGCCGGGCTCCATGCACGACCTGATGACGACGCTCAAGGCGTCGCGGTGGACACGGTTCTGGAAGGCCGACCTGCCGTACACGATGCCCTTCATCCTGGCCGGCATGGAGCTGGCGGTCGTCCAGGCGACCATCGGCGCGATCGTCGGCGAGTACCTCGGCGGTGACAAGGGCCTCGGCCGGTACGCGGTCAACCTGCAGAACAACCTCCAGGTCGACAAGCTGTTCGGCGCGATCCTGATCATGGCCCTGTTCGGCTTCACCCTCTACAGCATCGTCACCGGCGCTCGCCGGTTGCTGATCCCCTGGCACGAGTCCGTGCAGCCGCGCCGCCGCCCCTGA
- a CDS encoding thiamine pyrophosphate-dependent enzyme, with translation MTADPAAVGGAAAVLAAAAASGVRRLWFNSGSELTSFQEAGAQARQKGEPTPEIITCPHEHVALTAAMGETMVSGGPSMTAAHADLGLLHHGGAIHNAMWGDHPIMIMSGYPPTRAESRTSPVFWKQQRWDQGAIVRQYVKWDYKLSALDDAALVVARGLQVALAPRRGPVYLAMPEEVGRHPVPVGDRVPSAQALGVPTLGPGDPGVVSEVARRLRTARRPVVVTDRVGENPRAVRLLAELADTLGVEVRASRYRVNLPDDNPWHTSAPLDQFDVVVVLDHPVPWIPALEQPAEDAWIGWVGPDPIESRVPLYELRADARTTADPAAFLAAVLGEVGSGDADTVRQRRERPPGVGTKRHTAGRGAAGGVPTPSLIAAALDAHLHPDDLLTWEVFDTTAVRRTKPGTLFEKGGSSLGWSVAAATGASIAAGGAHAVAVTGDGSYLFGSPDSCLWLQQQHDAPIVTVVVNNGGYRTGTTTLAAHYPDGLAVAEPTVLGGHLTPSPDFAAHARAQGCYGERVVRAADLSAALDRARAAVQRDRVPAVLDVWVPEHLTGSMDPDRRARTPAADEGTSDG, from the coding sequence GTGACGGCCGACCCGGCCGCCGTCGGTGGCGCCGCCGCGGTCCTCGCGGCGGCGGCCGCCAGCGGCGTACGCCGGCTCTGGTTCAACAGCGGCTCCGAGCTGACCTCCTTCCAGGAGGCCGGCGCGCAGGCACGCCAGAAGGGCGAGCCGACCCCGGAGATCATCACCTGTCCGCACGAGCACGTCGCGCTGACCGCGGCGATGGGCGAGACCATGGTCTCCGGTGGACCCAGCATGACGGCCGCCCACGCCGACCTCGGTCTGCTGCACCACGGCGGCGCGATCCACAACGCCATGTGGGGCGACCACCCCATCATGATCATGTCGGGGTATCCGCCGACCCGCGCGGAATCGCGTACCTCGCCGGTGTTCTGGAAGCAGCAGCGCTGGGACCAGGGCGCGATCGTGCGCCAGTACGTCAAGTGGGACTACAAGCTCTCCGCCCTCGACGACGCCGCCCTGGTCGTGGCGCGTGGCCTGCAGGTCGCGCTGGCACCCCGACGCGGGCCGGTCTATCTGGCGATGCCGGAGGAGGTGGGACGCCACCCGGTGCCCGTCGGCGACCGGGTGCCCAGCGCCCAGGCGCTCGGCGTGCCGACCCTGGGTCCCGGCGACCCCGGCGTGGTCAGCGAGGTGGCCCGCCGCCTGCGGACCGCCCGCCGCCCGGTGGTGGTCACCGACCGGGTCGGCGAGAACCCCCGCGCGGTGCGGCTGCTCGCCGAACTGGCCGACACCCTGGGCGTGGAGGTGCGCGCCTCCCGCTACCGGGTCAACCTGCCCGACGACAACCCGTGGCACACCAGCGCGCCGCTGGACCAGTTCGACGTCGTCGTCGTACTGGACCACCCGGTGCCGTGGATACCCGCACTGGAACAGCCCGCCGAGGACGCGTGGATCGGCTGGGTGGGACCCGACCCGATCGAGAGCCGGGTCCCGCTGTACGAGTTGCGGGCCGACGCCCGCACGACCGCCGACCCGGCGGCGTTCCTCGCCGCGGTGCTCGGCGAGGTCGGCTCGGGCGACGCCGACACGGTGCGGCAGCGCCGCGAGCGCCCCCCGGGCGTCGGCACCAAGCGGCACACCGCCGGCAGGGGAGCGGCCGGCGGTGTGCCCACCCCCTCGTTGATCGCGGCGGCACTGGACGCCCACCTGCACCCCGACGACCTGCTCACCTGGGAGGTCTTCGACACCACGGCGGTGCGCCGCACGAAGCCGGGCACCCTGTTCGAGAAGGGCGGCTCCAGCCTCGGCTGGTCGGTGGCCGCGGCCACCGGCGCCAGCATCGCCGCCGGTGGCGCGCACGCCGTCGCGGTCACCGGGGACGGCTCCTACCTGTTCGGCTCGCCGGACTCGTGCCTGTGGTTGCAGCAGCAGCACGACGCCCCGATCGTCACCGTCGTGGTCAACAACGGCGGGTACCGCACCGGCACCACCACGCTGGCCGCGCACTACCCGGACGGTCTGGCCGTCGCCGAACCCACGGTCCTCGGCGGTCACCTCACCCCGTCGCCGGACTTCGCCGCGCACGCCCGCGCGCAGGGCTGCTACGGCGAGCGCGTGGTGCGCGCGGCCGATCTGAGCGCCGCCCTGGACCGGGCCCGTGCCGCCGTGCAGCGCGACCGGGTACCGGCCGTGCTGGACGTCTGGGTGCCCGAACACCTCACCGGGTCGATGGACCCGGATCGCCGGGCGCGCACCCCGGCCGCTGACGAAGGGACCAGTGATGGCTGA
- a CDS encoding aldehyde dehydrogenase family protein — MAEVVSPIDARVLARVAPASPDEVHAAVRAARAAQPAWARRTGSERGRILHAVADLIEAAVEELAEIETRNTGKILSDTRREVRRAAGSFRYYAGWAEQVRGETIPVGVEYHTYTVPEPHGVVAGVIPWNVPFFFAAKKIAPALAFGNACLLKPAEETPLTALRLAGLLTEAGVPEDLVSVLPGGRETGAALVSHPDVDLIVFTGHHDTGKAIARAAAEHLTPVALELGGKSPQVIFGDADLDRAVDAVVLGVFASCGQMCIAGSRLVVHESVYDEVLDRIAERVRGLRVGDPFDDDTDLGPQITSAQRDKTAQFIAETRAAGRLVAQAALPDDERLRDGFYVPPTVFDRLDAQARLLREEVFGPVLAVSSFRDDAEALRLADDTDFGLAAGVWTADIARAHRFAGQVRAGTVWINTYRVLSDLVPFGGVGLSGYGRENGTEAARLYLRPKSVWTSLTAGTPQGYGLGGAGAAG; from the coding sequence ATGGCTGAGGTCGTCTCCCCGATCGACGCCCGGGTCCTGGCCCGGGTGGCGCCTGCCTCGCCGGACGAGGTGCACGCCGCGGTCCGCGCGGCGCGGGCCGCGCAACCGGCCTGGGCCCGGCGCACCGGCAGCGAACGCGGCCGGATCCTGCACGCCGTCGCCGACCTCATCGAGGCCGCCGTCGAGGAACTGGCCGAGATCGAGACCCGCAACACCGGCAAGATCCTCAGTGACACGCGGCGGGAGGTACGCCGGGCGGCCGGCAGCTTCCGCTACTATGCCGGCTGGGCCGAGCAGGTACGCGGGGAGACCATCCCGGTCGGCGTGGAGTACCACACGTACACGGTGCCGGAGCCGCACGGCGTGGTCGCCGGGGTCATCCCGTGGAACGTGCCGTTCTTCTTCGCCGCCAAGAAGATCGCCCCGGCGCTGGCGTTCGGCAACGCCTGCCTGCTCAAGCCGGCCGAGGAGACCCCGCTGACCGCCCTGCGGCTGGCCGGGCTGCTGACCGAGGCCGGCGTACCCGAGGATCTGGTGTCGGTGCTGCCCGGCGGTCGGGAGACCGGCGCGGCGCTGGTGTCGCATCCGGACGTGGACCTGATCGTGTTCACCGGGCACCACGACACCGGTAAGGCGATCGCCCGCGCGGCGGCGGAGCACCTGACGCCGGTCGCCCTGGAACTGGGCGGCAAGTCGCCGCAGGTCATCTTCGGCGACGCCGACCTGGACCGGGCGGTCGACGCGGTGGTGCTGGGCGTCTTCGCCTCCTGCGGCCAGATGTGCATCGCCGGTTCCCGGCTCGTGGTGCACGAGTCGGTCTACGACGAGGTCCTCGACCGGATCGCGGAGCGGGTACGCGGACTGCGCGTCGGTGACCCGTTCGACGACGACACCGACCTGGGTCCGCAGATCACCTCGGCGCAGCGGGACAAGACGGCGCAGTTCATCGCCGAGACCCGTGCCGCCGGACGGCTGGTGGCGCAGGCCGCCCTGCCCGACGACGAGCGGCTGCGCGACGGCTTCTACGTGCCGCCGACGGTGTTCGACCGGTTGGACGCGCAGGCGCGGCTGCTGCGCGAGGAGGTCTTCGGCCCGGTCCTGGCGGTGTCGTCGTTCCGCGACGACGCCGAGGCGCTGCGGCTGGCCGACGACACCGACTTCGGTCTGGCCGCCGGGGTGTGGACCGCCGACATCGCCCGGGCGCACCGGTTCGCCGGGCAGGTCCGCGCCGGCACGGTCTGGATCAACACGTACCGGGTGCTGTCGGACCTGGTGCCCTTCGGCGGGGTGGGCCTGTCCGGGTACGGGCGGGAGAACGGCACCGAGGCGGCCCGGCTGTACCTGCGGCCGAAGTCGGTGTGGACCTCGCTGACGGCCGGCACACCGCAGGGGTACGGCCTGGGTGGCGCGGGTGCCGCAGGCTGA
- a CDS encoding ABC transporter ATP-binding protein, whose amino-acid sequence MSAIKVEGVSKVFAGAGGQSMLALSDVSLDIADGEFVVLLGPSGCGKTTLLRIIGQLESPTVGRVSLDHGTRSDGDRPLGFVFQEATLMPWRTAAANVALPLEMAGVGRRERTARVREMLELVGLPEAEGKHPHQLSGGMRQRVSIARALAHDPQVLLMDEPFGALDAQTRDMMNSELQRIWLENRKTVVFVTHSVSEAVFLADRIVMLGTKPGHIHSITEVTLPRPRTIDMTETAEFRHLAAELRRQIGAVQDPDNRSAVSA is encoded by the coding sequence ATGAGTGCGATCAAAGTGGAGGGCGTCAGCAAGGTCTTCGCCGGCGCCGGCGGGCAGTCGATGCTCGCCCTGAGCGACGTCTCGCTCGACATCGCCGACGGCGAGTTCGTCGTGCTGCTCGGGCCCTCCGGGTGCGGCAAGACCACCCTGCTGCGCATCATCGGTCAGTTGGAGAGCCCGACCGTCGGCCGGGTGAGCCTCGACCACGGCACGCGGTCCGACGGCGACCGCCCTCTGGGCTTCGTCTTCCAGGAGGCCACCCTGATGCCCTGGCGGACCGCCGCCGCCAACGTGGCCCTGCCGCTGGAGATGGCCGGCGTCGGCCGCCGGGAACGCACCGCGCGGGTCCGCGAGATGCTCGAACTCGTCGGCCTGCCGGAGGCCGAGGGAAAGCACCCGCACCAGTTGTCGGGCGGCATGCGCCAGCGGGTCTCCATCGCCCGCGCGTTGGCACACGACCCGCAGGTGCTGCTCATGGACGAGCCGTTCGGCGCGCTCGACGCGCAGACCCGCGACATGATGAACTCCGAGCTGCAGCGCATCTGGCTGGAGAACCGCAAGACGGTCGTCTTCGTGACGCACTCCGTCTCCGAGGCGGTGTTCCTCGCCGACCGCATCGTGATGCTGGGGACCAAGCCCGGCCACATCCACTCCATCACCGAGGTGACGCTGCCCCGGCCGCGCACCATCGACATGACCGAGACCGCCGAGTTCCGCCATCTCGCCGCCGAGCTGCGTCGACAGATCGGCGCGGTGCAGGACCCCGACAACCGATCCGCCGTCTCGGCCTGA
- a CDS encoding ABC transporter substrate-binding protein, with translation MTHNPSFGAPVSRRSLLRFGASAGLLLPTAGGMTLMLSGCGGDDNQVNADGSLNGSYMTASGLTLSFVETMVAKERGYFAEHGLNLDIKGGQGTATAIQAVLGGSADMTRANGINAIIAVANEDAPFVSIASVRQKSQFEVVSLPDDPIRSPAQLAGRTCGIVSTGGATENLLDVMLINAGIDPGSVQRPVTGVGTAAYELARRGEVDAWICVNTDRATIQKEIGEVVFFSTDEHAPMPSDSYNTSLKMVESDSDMPVRFLAGVLKAIDYASKEENWEQVINDLRKYNPEADAAQARAELPLLVESWQAAGPENTLQMNPQTWLTGQESLVKAKLVNSAAPIEKLIYPDYLARAREL, from the coding sequence GTGACACATAACCCCTCCTTCGGCGCGCCGGTCTCCCGGCGCTCGCTCCTGCGGTTCGGCGCCTCCGCCGGGCTGCTGCTGCCCACCGCCGGCGGCATGACCCTGATGCTCAGCGGCTGCGGCGGCGACGACAACCAGGTCAACGCCGACGGCAGCCTGAACGGCTCGTACATGACCGCCTCCGGCCTGACGTTGAGCTTCGTGGAGACGATGGTCGCCAAGGAGCGCGGCTACTTCGCCGAGCACGGCCTCAACCTGGACATCAAGGGCGGGCAGGGCACCGCCACCGCCATCCAGGCCGTCCTCGGCGGCTCGGCGGACATGACCCGCGCCAACGGCATCAACGCGATCATCGCGGTGGCCAACGAGGACGCGCCGTTCGTCAGCATCGCCAGCGTCCGGCAGAAGTCGCAGTTCGAGGTGGTGTCCCTGCCCGACGACCCGATCCGCAGCCCGGCCCAGCTCGCCGGACGCACCTGCGGCATCGTCTCCACCGGCGGCGCCACCGAGAACCTGCTCGACGTCATGCTGATCAACGCGGGCATCGACCCCGGGTCGGTGCAGCGTCCGGTCACCGGTGTCGGCACCGCCGCGTACGAGTTGGCGCGCCGGGGCGAGGTGGACGCCTGGATCTGCGTCAACACCGACCGGGCCACCATCCAGAAGGAGATCGGCGAGGTCGTCTTCTTCAGCACCGACGAGCACGCGCCGATGCCCTCGGACTCGTACAACACCAGCCTCAAGATGGTCGAGTCGGACAGCGACATGCCGGTGCGGTTCCTGGCCGGTGTACTCAAGGCCATCGACTACGCCAGCAAGGAGGAGAACTGGGAGCAGGTCATCAACGACCTGCGCAAGTACAACCCGGAGGCGGACGCCGCCCAGGCCCGCGCCGAGCTGCCCCTGCTGGTGGAGAGCTGGCAGGCCGCCGGCCCGGAGAACACCCTGCAGATGAACCCGCAGACCTGGCTCACCGGCCAGGAGAGCCTGGTCAAGGCCAAGCTGGTCAACTCCGCCGCGCCGATCGAGAAGCTCATCTACCCGGACTACCTCGCCCGCGCGAGGGAGCTGTGA
- a CDS encoding NAD(P)/FAD-dependent oxidoreductase → MPPSHSVQAPVVVLGGGPVGMVTALALARYDIGVVVLEQGHDEVRSEWRGSTVHPPTLELLDELDLAAPVLAEAVRVRRLDYRDLELTESAQFSYDLLEGETRYPFRLQYEQYKLVRQLRRAVAETPNVDLRFGHEVVGLRQDDTGVELEVAVDGGRRTVSCHWAVAADGAHSIARKLLDVPFPGFTYPSMSLVVATPFRFEDAVPDLSEVGYWSGPRGRFSLIRTPDIWRAALSTNTGVDDEPPTGTHPDFLAAVELLLGSPTPPDGLLPLHQHQMYRSHQRLADSFRIGRVLLAGDAAHLSSTTGGMGLNSGIHDAMAVAAALAESDQETATTAYAQRRRSIAERFVQPTTTENRTSADAADLAGRRERLVRLRAVADNAEEARAYLRRVSMLGIQH, encoded by the coding sequence GTGCCGCCAAGCCACTCGGTGCAGGCACCGGTCGTCGTCCTCGGCGGCGGACCGGTGGGCATGGTGACCGCCCTCGCGCTGGCCCGCTACGACATCGGTGTGGTCGTGCTGGAACAGGGCCACGACGAGGTGCGCTCGGAGTGGCGCGGCTCGACGGTGCACCCGCCGACGCTCGAACTGCTCGACGAGCTGGACCTGGCCGCGCCGGTGCTCGCCGAGGCCGTGCGGGTACGCCGGCTGGACTACCGCGACCTCGAACTGACCGAGTCCGCCCAGTTCTCCTACGACCTGCTGGAGGGCGAGACACGCTACCCGTTCCGGCTCCAGTACGAGCAGTACAAGCTGGTCCGGCAGTTGCGTCGGGCGGTCGCCGAGACACCGAACGTGGACCTGCGTTTCGGCCACGAGGTGGTCGGGCTGCGCCAGGACGACACCGGCGTCGAGCTGGAGGTGGCCGTCGACGGCGGGCGGCGTACCGTGTCGTGCCACTGGGCGGTGGCCGCCGACGGGGCGCACAGCATCGCCCGCAAGCTGCTCGACGTGCCGTTCCCCGGTTTCACGTACCCGTCGATGAGCCTGGTGGTGGCCACGCCGTTCCGGTTCGAGGACGCGGTGCCCGACCTGAGCGAGGTCGGCTACTGGTCCGGCCCGCGCGGCCGGTTCTCGCTGATCCGCACCCCGGACATCTGGCGCGCCGCGCTGTCGACGAACACCGGGGTCGACGACGAACCGCCGACCGGCACGCACCCGGACTTCCTGGCCGCCGTGGAGCTGCTGCTGGGCTCGCCGACCCCGCCGGACGGGTTGCTGCCGCTGCACCAGCACCAGATGTACCGCAGCCACCAACGGCTGGCCGACTCGTTCCGGATCGGTCGGGTCCTGCTGGCCGGCGACGCCGCCCACCTGAGCAGCACGACCGGGGGCATGGGCCTGAACTCCGGCATCCACGACGCGATGGCGGTGGCCGCCGCGCTGGCCGAGTCCGACCAGGAGACCGCGACCACCGCGTACGCGCAGCGACGCCGCTCGATCGCCGAGCGCTTCGTGCAGCCGACCACCACCGAGAACCGCACCTCGGCGGACGCGGCCGACCTGGCCGGGCGCCGGGAGCGGCTGGTCCGGCTGCGGGCGGTGGCCGACAACGCCGAGGAGGCCCGAGCGTATCTGCGGCGGGTCAGTATGCTCGGGATCCAGCACTAG
- a CDS encoding cysteine hydrolase family protein — protein sequence MKYPPWRTAVLVIDMQNDFCSPAGAMATLGADVGVNADLARRLPGFLDPARTAGCLVVWVRQAAHDQLVSPARRARAEAMGRSPLSVCEAGSWGAELADGLRPAPGDCHLEKTRYSAFVGTPLHNLLRAHERDHVVVVGTAANVCVDSTVREAYMADLAVTLPTDMVGWTRPDLAEPAIRNLGFYFCETTTSAELLSGWSAEARAT from the coding sequence ATGAAGTACCCCCCGTGGCGGACCGCGGTGCTGGTCATCGACATGCAGAACGACTTCTGCTCCCCCGCCGGGGCCATGGCGACGCTCGGCGCCGACGTCGGTGTCAACGCCGATCTGGCCCGCCGGCTGCCCGGATTCCTGGACCCGGCGCGGACCGCCGGCTGCCTCGTCGTCTGGGTCCGGCAGGCCGCCCACGACCAGCTCGTGTCACCGGCCCGCCGGGCCCGCGCCGAGGCGATGGGCCGCAGCCCGCTCAGCGTCTGCGAGGCGGGCTCCTGGGGCGCCGAACTGGCCGACGGGCTACGCCCCGCGCCCGGCGACTGCCACCTGGAGAAGACGCGCTACAGCGCCTTCGTCGGCACGCCCCTGCACAACCTGCTGCGGGCACACGAACGCGACCACGTGGTGGTGGTCGGCACGGCGGCCAACGTCTGCGTCGACTCGACCGTGCGCGAGGCGTACATGGCCGACCTGGCCGTCACCCTGCCGACGGACATGGTCGGCTGGACCCGCCCGGACCTGGCCGAGCCGGCGATCCGCAACCTCGGGTTCTACTTCTGCGAGACCACGACCTCGGCCGAGCTGCTGTCGGGCTGGTCGGCCGAGGCACGGGCCACCTGA
- a CDS encoding MFS transporter, whose protein sequence is MPQADRPPDAATEEVGRGGLALLRDRRFGPYFFGSLASNTGTWFQNVAAILTIFALTRSAFMVGLVTALQFAMQLVLAPVIGAVADRVDRRLLIIVGQTLGGTAAAVLAVLAFLDLLNAPLLLTFVALSGVGQAITGPAAQALVPNIVGRADVPQAIALHSLTFNLSRAIGPVAGAATYALAGAGAAFAVNAASFLVFALALAGVRLPRAQPGAGKRRLGVFDGVAYVRSRPELVRCLVAVALIGLAMEPINTLSPLFAEGFGGGELMVGIFITCFGLGSALIAGWVGRLRRVMGSGRTGAVGVAALGVGMAVLAVSPGPVMATVGIAVGGAGYLLAVSDVNATMQHGLADEVRGRVMALWSMCFLGIRPAAAILHGWLGDAFSARTGAVVAVVAAVAAAVVLRARRALRAAGG, encoded by the coding sequence GTGCCGCAGGCTGACCGCCCGCCCGACGCGGCGACCGAGGAGGTGGGTCGCGGCGGGCTCGCGTTGCTGCGGGACCGCCGCTTCGGCCCGTACTTCTTCGGGTCGCTGGCGTCCAACACCGGCACCTGGTTCCAGAACGTCGCGGCGATCCTGACCATCTTCGCGTTGACCCGCTCCGCCTTCATGGTGGGGCTGGTCACCGCGTTGCAGTTCGCGATGCAGTTGGTCCTGGCGCCGGTGATCGGGGCGGTGGCCGACCGGGTCGACCGGCGGCTGCTGATCATCGTCGGGCAGACGCTGGGCGGGACCGCCGCCGCGGTGCTCGCGGTGCTGGCGTTCCTGGACCTCCTCAACGCCCCGCTGCTGTTGACGTTCGTGGCGCTGTCCGGGGTGGGGCAGGCGATCACCGGGCCGGCGGCCCAGGCGCTGGTGCCCAACATCGTCGGACGTGCCGACGTCCCGCAGGCCATCGCGTTGCACTCGCTCACCTTCAACCTGTCCCGGGCGATCGGCCCGGTGGCCGGGGCGGCCACGTACGCGCTGGCCGGTGCCGGTGCCGCGTTCGCCGTCAACGCCGCCAGTTTCCTGGTGTTCGCGCTGGCACTGGCCGGCGTACGGCTGCCCCGGGCGCAGCCCGGGGCCGGCAAGCGCCGGCTGGGCGTGTTCGACGGGGTGGCCTACGTCCGTTCCCGGCCGGAACTGGTGCGCTGCCTGGTGGCGGTGGCCCTGATCGGGTTGGCGATGGAGCCGATCAACACGCTGTCACCGCTGTTCGCCGAGGGCTTCGGCGGCGGTGAGCTGATGGTGGGCATCTTCATCACCTGTTTCGGGCTCGGTTCGGCGTTGATCGCCGGCTGGGTGGGCCGGTTGCGGCGGGTGATGGGCAGTGGCCGTACCGGTGCGGTCGGGGTGGCCGCCCTGGGCGTCGGGATGGCGGTGCTGGCGGTCAGTCCGGGGCCGGTGATGGCCACGGTGGGCATCGCCGTGGGCGGCGCCGGTTACCTGCTGGCGGTCAGCGACGTCAACGCCACCATGCAGCACGGCCTGGCCGACGAGGTGCGGGGCCGGGTGATGGCGCTGTGGTCGATGTGTTTCCTGGGCATCCGTCCGGCGGCGGCGATCCTGCACGGCTGGCTGGGCGACGCGTTCTCGGCGCGTACCGGCGCGGTCGTGGCGGTGGTGGCCGCCGTGGCCGCCGCGGTGGTGCTGCGCGCCCGACGGGCGCTGCGCGCCGCCGGGGGGTGA